GTGGCGATGAGCACCCCGACCGGCACCACCCCGGCCACGATCAGCAGGCTGGAACGGAGCAGGGCGCCCATGTTGGCGGCGGTGAACGCGTCGACGAAGTTGCCCCACTGCGGGTCGGACGGCCAGGCGAGTCCGGTGGGGACGGTGCCCCGGGGTTGCAGCGCGGCCGAGAGCATGCTGAGGAACGGCAGCAGCGTGACGACGACCAGCGCGATCAGGAAGATCCGACCGGTCAGCCGTTCACCACGGGTGGTGAGGTTCATGCCTTGTCCTCCCGGGTCAGCCGCTGGATCGGCAGCACGCAGAGCAGCACCAACGCCATCAGGACCACGGCGAGGGCCGAGGCGAGCCCGACCTGACGCTGGGAGAAGGCGAGCCGGTAGATCTCCAGGCCGGGCACGGTGGTCTGCAGGCCGGGGCCACCGCTGGTGGCGATGTAGACGATGTCGAAGCTGGCCAGGGCGGCGATGATGGTGACGGTGAGGCAGACCCCGATCTCCTGGCGCAGGCTGGGCAGGGTCACCGCGAAGAACTCGCGGACCGGTCCGGCGCCGTCGATGCGAGCCGCCTCGTACAGCGAGGGGTCGATCTTGCTCATGCCGGTCACCAGCAGGATCGTGCAGAGGCCGAGGCTGACCCAGGCGCCGATCACGCCCACCGCCGGCAACGCCGTACCGAACTCGCCGAGCCAGGCCCGGGTGACCGAGTCCAGGCCGACCGCCCGCAGCACCTGGTTGACCAGACCGTTCGTGGAGAACAGCCAGCTCCACGCGATGCCGGCGGCGACCAGCGGGATCACCTGCGGCAGGAAGAGCACGGTCCGTACCCCGGTGCCGAACGCGCCGGTGGTGATCCGGCGGACCAGGCTGGCCACCAGCAGGCCGAGCGT
Above is a window of Micromonospora yangpuensis DNA encoding:
- a CDS encoding carbohydrate ABC transporter permease, producing the protein MTSAVGSAPAGPGTPPRSAGGARRVTPARRRRPMRWAGWLWVLPALFMYGLFVLRPLLLTMQYSLYHWNGIGAARWAGLDNYLTVFTDRDLLKIISNAFILIIFFSLIPVTLGLLVASLVRRITTGAFGTGVRTVLFLPQVIPLVAAGIAWSWLFSTNGLVNQVLRAVGLDSVTRAWLGEFGTALPAVGVIGAWVSLGLCTILLVTGMSKIDPSLYEAARIDGAGPVREFFAVTLPSLRQEIGVCLTVTIIAALASFDIVYIATSGGPGLQTTVPGLEIYRLAFSQRQVGLASALAVVLMALVLLCVLPIQRLTREDKA